From the genome of Staphylococcus haemolyticus, one region includes:
- the gtfB gene encoding accessory Sec system glycosylation chaperone GtfB: MINLFEIFDEASQRLQQSLQFAGFKHETIVMDDDGFLPDNVMTPYQFFANYKRNDDDKPAFFNEVQVPPLWEIKGNHNHAEIIDNGNVRGRIFYREHFKNRIVSFVEWFDTKDRLRSVDFYNKDGFKFAETVYDLNKKPILKTYVDRQGKEVLYENFVTKDIILDWQGQSHFFASKQDFISFYLDQIDVDTSTVFINSLATPFFVLYQTNHVSNAVLFWQEQSHGNVPGNMKLLLDKETLNSKVIIPDSAEFESITSNVEAQYRPLISQLGYLYDYQKSNNYNKQVFNLTNSDDLPNLEEIIRQCEDYELHIGAITEMSATLMGLGKYDNVKLYPTITQAKINQLFQTCDIYLDINKGGEIVNAVERAMLHNQLILSYDETAHRRSFIAKKNITKQDEPQQLIDILNEIAKEPRVFKERVIAQQEQNNCIDESTFRNVIMTALNH; this comes from the coding sequence ATGATTAATTTATTTGAAATATTTGATGAAGCATCACAAAGACTTCAACAATCACTTCAATTTGCAGGATTCAAACATGAGACCATTGTAATGGATGATGACGGTTTTTTACCCGATAACGTCATGACGCCGTATCAATTTTTTGCAAATTATAAACGAAATGATGACGATAAACCAGCATTTTTTAATGAGGTTCAAGTGCCACCATTATGGGAAATTAAAGGTAATCATAATCATGCAGAAATTATAGATAATGGCAATGTAAGAGGGCGAATATTTTATCGCGAGCATTTTAAAAATCGAATTGTGAGTTTTGTGGAGTGGTTTGATACAAAGGACCGTTTGCGTTCGGTCGATTTTTATAACAAAGATGGATTTAAATTTGCGGAAACGGTATATGATTTAAATAAAAAGCCCATCTTGAAGACTTATGTCGATCGTCAAGGGAAAGAAGTATTATATGAAAACTTTGTCACAAAAGATATTATATTGGATTGGCAAGGTCAATCGCATTTCTTTGCATCAAAACAAGACTTCATTAGCTTCTATTTAGACCAAATAGATGTTGATACTTCAACTGTATTTATCAATTCATTGGCAACACCATTCTTCGTGTTATATCAAACGAATCATGTGTCGAATGCAGTGTTATTCTGGCAAGAACAAAGTCATGGTAATGTCCCGGGAAATATGAAGTTATTGTTAGATAAAGAGACGCTGAATTCAAAAGTAATTATCCCAGATAGTGCAGAATTTGAATCTATTACATCAAATGTTGAGGCGCAGTATCGTCCTTTAATCAGTCAATTGGGCTACTTGTACGATTATCAGAAGTCTAATAATTATAACAAGCAAGTATTTAATTTAACTAATTCTGATGATCTTCCAAATTTAGAAGAAATCATACGACAGTGTGAAGATTATGAATTGCATATTGGTGCTATTACCGAAATGTCAGCCACATTAATGGGCTTGGGTAAATATGATAACGTTAAACTTTATCCAACAATCACCCAAGCGAAGATTAATCAATTATTCCAAACATGCGATATTTATTTAGATATCAATAAAGGTGGAGAAATCGTTAATGCTGTTGAACGTGCAATGCTCCATAATCAATTAATTTTGTCTTATGATGAAACTGCGCATCGTCGTTCATTTATTGCTAAAAAGAATATTACAAAGCAAGACGAACCTCAACAATTAATTGATATATTGAATGAAATCGCTAAGGAACCACGTGTATTTAAAGAGCGAGTCATTGCACAACAAGAACAGAATAATTGTATCGATGAATCTACGTTTAGAAATGTCATTATGACTGCGTTAAATCATTAA